The region GACACTACCCTGTTGATTCTGTTGCCCCTTCTCAGACTGAGCCAGCCCATCGTGTCACCAGGAACCTCATCGAACGTGACGGCATCCATCGGGTCCTCGGGGTGTGTCTCTACTGTGCTGTCGACCTCGGCCGGCTTGGCTCTCCCACGGTTATCGATGACGTGCATGCCCCTTGTCCACTGGCCGCAGGTCTCGACTCGGATGTCTTCTGGCTTGGGCACAGTCGTCCACTCGGGATGGTCGCGCGTCAGCATGTACCAGATGGTCAGCGGGTCATGAAGGGACAGGCCCTCGTTGTGGCCCTCGCCGAGCATCGAGTCAATCTTGTTAAAAGTGCCATTCAAAAAGGTTTCGGTCCATTTGGCAAGGGGACTGCCTTGTTTCAGCAGCGGCTGGATCTTTTGGTTGAAAGTCTCCTTGTGGAGCTCGTGGGGAGTAGTGATATCCAAGGGGAACAAGCTCAGCTTGAGTTGACGGGGCAACTTCTCAGGATAGGCACCCAGGACCGACTTGCCGTGTATTGTTGGTGGCATCGTCGATGAGGGGACCTTGGACGTGAGAGCGTAAACTCTGGCAGCGGCAACAGCATCAGCCATGCAGTTGAACTCGGCCACAGGAGTCACGTTTCCGATGGTGTTGACAGCACCCCCCATCACAACAAGCTCCTTGA is a window of Podospora pseudopauciseta strain CBS 411.78 chromosome 1, whole genome shotgun sequence DNA encoding:
- a CDS encoding hypothetical protein (COG:F; EggNog:ENOG503NWEU), producing the protein MAPKNRIIIDTDPGVDDVLALLLALSASPKELEVAMISVTYGNVPLQRCLRNVVAMFHVLEKEMKWREANGKPTFGALNAYKPIVAVGASHPLEDEELVADHFHGEDGLHGVHTAHPDLSPADTWRTLFGDKVEGATDSDEPPSFSRFFSPSKGPAHEEILRILREEPEDTITVVAVGPLTNVALAAAKDPETFLRVKELVVMGGAVNTIGNVTPVAEFNCMADAVAAARVYALTSKVPSSTMPPTIHGKSVLGAYPEKLPRQLKLSLFPLDITTPHELHKETFNQKIQPLLKQGSPLAKWTETFLNGTFNKIDSMLGEGHNEGLSLHDPLTIWYMLTRDHPEWTTVPKPEDIRVETCGQWTRGMHVIDNRGRAKPAEVDSTVETHPEDPMDAVTFDEVPGDTMGWLSLRRGNRINRVVSSPGQNTFAGILLDRIFA